In one window of Halanaerobiales bacterium DNA:
- a CDS encoding ABC transporter permease, protein MTWKELIKRLFTNKLSVFGFIIILIFAIVAIAAPWIAPPADPDDPYLIPRRGWSTRPSPPSEQALFGTTEGSYDIFYGMIWGTRTAFRIGLTVVFFGSLIGVSIGTIAAFYGGKVDEFLMRITDVFMSIPFLVAAMVLTTILGRGLDNVMLALITFGWMGTARLTRSQVLEIKNEEFVQAAEALGANDFRIILRHVLINSIYPVLIQACMRIGSMVITASALSFLGVGAPEGYADWGQMISFARNWIVGTSGNPLEFWYTIIFPGTAILFFSLSWNLIGDAFRDILDPKLQ, encoded by the coding sequence AAACTATCGGTTTTTGGCTTTATTATTATTTTAATATTTGCTATTGTTGCTATTGCTGCTCCCTGGATTGCACCACCTGCTGATCCCGATGATCCTTATCTAATTCCAAGACGAGGTTGGTCTACAAGACCTTCTCCTCCAAGTGAACAAGCACTATTTGGAACTACTGAAGGGTCTTATGATATATTTTATGGTATGATTTGGGGAACGAGAACTGCATTTAGAATTGGACTAACAGTTGTCTTTTTTGGTTCGCTTATAGGTGTAAGTATTGGTACTATTGCTGCATTTTATGGAGGAAAAGTTGATGAATTTTTAATGAGAATTACAGATGTATTTATGTCAATTCCCTTCTTAGTTGCAGCTATGGTTCTTACAACAATACTAGGACGTGGTTTAGATAATGTAATGTTAGCCTTAATTACATTTGGCTGGATGGGAACTGCTCGTTTAACACGATCGCAGGTTTTAGAAATCAAAAATGAAGAATTTGTTCAGGCTGCAGAAGCATTAGGTGCAAATGACTTTCGTATTATTTTACGTCATGTTCTCATAAACAGTATATATCCTGTTTTAATTCAGGCCTGTATGAGAATTGGTTCTATGGTTATTACTGCCTCTGCTCTTAGTTTTCTTGGAGTTGGAGCACCTGAAGGCTATGCAGATTGGGGACAGATGATATCTTTTGCCCGAAATTGGATAGTAGGTACTAGTGGTAATCCATTAGAATTCTGGTATACTATTATTTTCCCAGGTACAGCTATTTTATTCTTTAGTCTAAGTTGGAA